The Agromyces marinus genome window below encodes:
- a CDS encoding ABC transporter substrate-binding protein has product MKHSTRRGFAAGALAVSAAMLLAACSAGGDSGDGGDAGSDGDLTPVKLQLQWLPQGQFAGYFAAVENGFFEEEGLEVEIIPSGGDIVPQDALANGDVDYAIAWVPKVLGSIEQGANLTNIAQIFQRSGTLQVSWADSDISSVADFEGKKIGSWGFGNEWEIFAAMAAEGLDSSTVEIITQDFNMNAFLQGDIDAAQAMTYNEYAQLLETVDPDTGELYTEDDFNVISYQDTVGAMLQDAIWADTERLESDEEYQETTVAFLKAVIKGWAFARDNAEEASEITIAAGSGWGPSHELWMVNETNKLIWPAPDGIGVIDEAAWNQTVEGALSAVNESGASPITQEPPASAWTNEYIEQAIEELGDEVDTTGESFEPIDVTLAEGGN; this is encoded by the coding sequence ATGAAGCACAGCACACGCCGCGGATTCGCGGCCGGAGCGCTCGCCGTCTCGGCGGCCATGCTCCTCGCGGCCTGCTCGGCCGGCGGCGACTCCGGCGACGGCGGCGACGCGGGTTCCGACGGCGACCTCACGCCCGTCAAGCTCCAGCTCCAGTGGCTCCCGCAGGGCCAGTTCGCCGGCTACTTCGCGGCCGTCGAGAACGGATTCTTCGAGGAGGAGGGCCTGGAGGTCGAGATCATCCCGTCCGGCGGCGACATCGTGCCGCAGGACGCGCTCGCCAACGGCGACGTCGACTACGCGATCGCGTGGGTCCCGAAGGTGCTCGGCTCGATCGAGCAGGGCGCGAACCTGACGAACATCGCGCAGATCTTCCAGCGTTCGGGCACCCTGCAGGTGTCGTGGGCCGACTCCGACATCTCGTCGGTGGCCGACTTCGAGGGCAAGAAGATCGGCTCGTGGGGCTTCGGCAACGAGTGGGAGATCTTCGCGGCCATGGCCGCCGAGGGCCTCGACTCGTCGACCGTCGAGATCATCACGCAGGACTTCAACATGAACGCCTTCCTGCAGGGCGACATCGACGCGGCCCAGGCCATGACCTACAACGAATACGCGCAGCTGCTCGAGACGGTCGACCCCGACACGGGCGAGCTCTACACCGAGGACGACTTCAACGTCATCAGCTACCAGGACACCGTGGGCGCCATGCTGCAGGACGCGATCTGGGCCGACACGGAGCGCCTCGAGAGCGACGAGGAGTACCAGGAGACGACGGTCGCGTTCCTCAAGGCCGTCATCAAGGGCTGGGCGTTCGCCCGCGACAACGCCGAGGAGGCGTCCGAGATCACGATCGCGGCCGGTTCCGGCTGGGGCCCGAGCCACGAGCTGTGGATGGTCAACGAGACCAACAAGCTCATCTGGCCGGCGCCTGACGGCATCGGCGTCATCGACGAGGCGGCCTGGAACCAGACCGTCGAGGGAGCGCTGTCGGCCGTGAACGAGTCGGGCGCGAGCCCGATCACCCAGGAACCGCCGGCCTCCGCGTGGACGAACGAGTACATCGAGCAGGCCATCGAGGAGCTGGGCGACGAGGTCGACACGACCGGCGAGTCCTTCGAACCCATCGACGTCACCCTCGCGGAGGGCGGCAACTAG
- a CDS encoding ABC transporter permease: MSATTAGRASRMSPRTEATLRVVAPIAVGLFVLGIWQFLVTVAGVSDYLLPSPASIIEEFVAFFPSIVSATLITGTNALIGLVVGTLLGITLAALAARWRVADRMSAPIVAALAVVPIVALAPVLNSMFGADSQFGRQAIAALASFVPVFINTLRGFRQTTPVHRDLMKAYAASPQQVLRTLTLPTAVPFMLTGIRIASSLAVISALVAEYFGGPRGGLGSLISTSAASSAYARAWAYVLASIVLGLVFYLVTLGLERLVLRRGPGGGAR, from the coding sequence ATGAGCGCCACGACCGCAGGACGCGCGAGCCGCATGAGCCCGCGCACCGAGGCGACGCTGCGCGTCGTCGCGCCCATCGCGGTCGGGCTGTTCGTGCTCGGCATCTGGCAGTTCCTCGTCACGGTCGCCGGCGTCTCCGACTACCTGCTGCCGAGCCCGGCGTCGATCATCGAGGAGTTCGTCGCGTTCTTCCCGTCGATCGTCTCGGCGACGCTCATCACCGGGACCAACGCGCTCATCGGCCTCGTCGTCGGCACGCTGCTCGGCATCACTCTCGCGGCGCTCGCCGCGCGGTGGAGGGTCGCCGACCGCATGAGCGCCCCGATCGTCGCGGCGCTCGCCGTCGTGCCGATCGTCGCCCTGGCCCCCGTGCTCAACTCGATGTTCGGCGCCGACAGCCAGTTCGGCCGCCAGGCGATCGCCGCGCTCGCATCGTTCGTCCCCGTCTTCATCAACACGCTCCGAGGCTTCCGGCAGACGACGCCCGTGCACCGCGACCTGATGAAGGCGTACGCGGCGAGCCCGCAGCAGGTGCTGCGCACGCTCACGCTCCCGACCGCCGTGCCGTTCATGCTCACGGGCATCCGCATCGCCTCGTCGCTCGCGGTGATCTCGGCGCTCGTCGCCGAGTACTTCGGCGGCCCGCGCGGCGGGCTCGGCTCGCTCATCTCGACGTCGGCCGCCTCGAGCGCCTACGCGCGGGCGTGGGCGTACGTGCTCGCATCGATCGTGCTCGGACTCGTCTTCTACCTCGTCACCCTCGGACTCGAACGACTCGTGCTGCGCCGCGGACCCGGCGGAGGTGCGCGATGA
- a CDS encoding ABC transporter ATP-binding protein codes for MTDPAPASPTSAPGPAAVEVRGVDKVFETRTGQVQALQGIDLAIAPGEFVSLIGPSGCGKSTLMRLIADLDDPTGGTLSVFGKPARQARLDQDYGIAFQQAGLLPWRTVAANVALPLELHGAASADRRDRVARLLDMVGLSDFADRYPDQLSGGMQQRVAIARALAERPRLLLMDEPFGALDEMTREKMQSDLVRISAETGAAVVFVTHSIPEAVFLSDRVVVMSPRPGRIQEIVPMRLGADARRAARTDELREERSFFDMVTAVREALHGGSPVASGARGVENR; via the coding sequence ATGACGGATCCCGCCCCCGCCAGCCCGACCTCCGCTCCCGGCCCCGCGGCCGTCGAGGTCCGCGGCGTCGACAAGGTCTTCGAGACCCGCACCGGCCAGGTGCAGGCGCTCCAGGGGATCGACCTCGCGATCGCCCCGGGCGAGTTCGTGTCGCTCATCGGCCCGAGCGGGTGCGGCAAGTCCACCCTCATGCGCCTCATCGCCGACCTCGACGATCCGACCGGCGGCACGCTCTCCGTCTTCGGCAAGCCGGCCCGTCAGGCCCGCCTCGACCAGGACTACGGCATCGCGTTCCAGCAGGCCGGCCTGCTGCCATGGCGGACGGTCGCCGCGAACGTCGCACTGCCGCTCGAACTGCACGGCGCGGCATCCGCCGACCGGCGCGACCGCGTCGCCCGCCTGCTCGACATGGTCGGGCTCTCGGACTTCGCCGACCGCTACCCCGACCAGCTCTCCGGCGGCATGCAGCAGCGCGTCGCGATCGCCCGCGCGCTCGCCGAGCGGCCGCGGCTGCTGCTCATGGACGAGCCCTTCGGCGCGCTCGACGAGATGACGCGCGAGAAGATGCAGTCCGACCTCGTCCGCATCTCCGCCGAGACGGGTGCCGCCGTCGTCTTCGTCACCCACTCGATCCCGGAGGCCGTGTTCCTCTCCGACCGGGTCGTCGTCATGTCGCCGCGCCCCGGACGCATCCAGGAGATCGTGCCCATGCGCCTCGGTGCCGACGCGCGGCGCGCGGCGCGCACGGACGAACTCCGCGAGGAGCGCTCGTTCTTCGACATGGTGACCGCGGTCCGCGAGGCGCTGCACGGCGGCTCCCCCGTGGCATCCGGGGCACGCGGAGTGGAGAACCGCTGA
- a CDS encoding ABC transporter permease — MTDLREREIEPAAEAAPGGVPGGIRQPGRAARAGRTGRSGRAGRTAAAWAWGLAGIVAIALLWEGYKALAPDDGVVIGDTRVLPRSTDLAMPHVWDMFARLAEPVTSAPTAQALWLVVLLAALTTLGIAAAGWLVGVVVGIGLALVMQRWRIAEWGLLPWIVLSQTVPLIAFAPVVKSWGSRVEIGSFEWQDWMSVALIASYLAFFPIAVGALKGLQSPDRIHTELMQTYAAGYWQTLAKLRFPAAVPYLLPALRLGAANAVIGAVVAEVSTGLQGGIGRILIQFAGQASGDPAKAWGPIFGAIVLGLVAAGSVALLGVILKNYRRTEESA, encoded by the coding sequence ATGACCGACCTGCGCGAGCGCGAGATCGAGCCGGCGGCGGAAGCCGCGCCCGGGGGTGTTCCCGGCGGCATCCGCCAACCCGGCCGCGCCGCCCGCGCGGGTCGCACCGGCCGCTCGGGCCGCGCGGGCCGCACGGCGGCCGCGTGGGCCTGGGGACTCGCGGGCATCGTCGCCATCGCACTGCTCTGGGAGGGCTACAAGGCGCTCGCACCCGACGACGGCGTGGTGATCGGCGACACGCGCGTGCTGCCGCGCAGCACCGACCTCGCGATGCCGCACGTCTGGGACATGTTCGCGCGCCTCGCCGAGCCGGTCACGAGCGCGCCGACGGCGCAGGCCCTCTGGCTCGTCGTGCTGCTCGCCGCGCTCACGACGCTCGGCATCGCGGCGGCCGGATGGCTCGTGGGCGTCGTCGTCGGCATCGGCCTCGCCCTCGTCATGCAGCGGTGGCGGATCGCCGAGTGGGGCCTGCTGCCGTGGATCGTGCTCAGCCAGACGGTGCCGCTCATCGCCTTCGCGCCCGTCGTGAAGAGCTGGGGCTCGCGCGTCGAGATCGGCTCGTTCGAGTGGCAGGACTGGATGTCGGTCGCGCTGATCGCGAGCTACCTCGCGTTCTTCCCGATCGCGGTCGGCGCGCTCAAGGGACTGCAGTCGCCCGACCGCATCCACACCGAGCTCATGCAGACCTACGCGGCCGGCTACTGGCAGACCCTCGCCAAGCTGCGCTTCCCCGCCGCGGTGCCCTACCTGCTGCCCGCGCTGCGCCTCGGCGCGGCGAACGCCGTGATCGGCGCCGTCGTCGCCGAGGTGTCGACGGGCCTGCAGGGCGGCATCGGCCGCATCCTCATCCAGTTCGCCGGGCAGGCGTCGGGCGACCCCGCCAAGGCGTGGGGTCCGATCTTCGGCGCGATCGTGCTCGGCCTCGTCGCCGCGGGCTCGGTCGCCCTGCTCGGCGTCATCCTCAAGAACTACCGACGAACGGAGGAGTCCGCATGA
- a CDS encoding TIGR03842 family LLM class F420-dependent oxidoreductase, giving the protein MEFGAVLQTNPPASRTIQLAQLAEVHGFSHVWTFDSHILWQEPYVIYSQILAQTQRIKVGPFVTNPATRDWTVTASVFATLNEMFGNRTVCGIGRGDSAVRVTNGKPVTMTELRESIHVIRELGNSRSVEYHGSEIRFPWSRGSELEVWVAAYGPMALRVAGEVGDGFILQLADLDIAEWMITTVRNAAEKAGRDPASVKFCVAAPMYVGDDWAHMRDQCRWFGGMVGNHVADIVAKYGMHGTVPDALTDYIRGRQDYDYNEHGRAGNTHTAFVPDEIVERFCILGSADQHIQKLKALAELGVDQFAGYLQHDSKEETLRVYGETVIPALSEHITAKR; this is encoded by the coding sequence ATGGAATTCGGAGCGGTCCTCCAGACCAACCCCCCGGCATCGCGCACGATCCAGCTCGCGCAGCTCGCCGAGGTGCACGGCTTCAGCCACGTGTGGACGTTCGACTCGCACATCCTCTGGCAGGAGCCCTACGTCATCTACAGCCAGATCCTCGCGCAGACCCAGCGCATCAAGGTCGGCCCGTTCGTGACCAACCCCGCCACTCGCGACTGGACGGTCACGGCATCCGTCTTCGCGACGCTCAACGAGATGTTCGGCAACCGCACGGTCTGCGGCATCGGGCGCGGCGACTCCGCGGTGCGCGTGACCAACGGCAAGCCCGTGACGATGACCGAGCTGCGCGAGTCGATCCACGTGATCCGCGAGCTCGGCAACTCGCGGTCGGTCGAGTACCACGGCTCGGAGATCCGGTTCCCCTGGAGCCGGGGATCCGAGCTCGAGGTGTGGGTCGCGGCGTACGGCCCCATGGCGCTGCGCGTCGCGGGCGAGGTGGGCGACGGCTTCATCCTGCAACTGGCCGACCTCGACATCGCGGAGTGGATGATCACGACGGTGCGGAACGCCGCCGAGAAGGCGGGGCGCGACCCCGCGTCGGTGAAGTTCTGCGTCGCCGCGCCCATGTACGTCGGCGACGACTGGGCGCACATGCGCGACCAGTGCCGCTGGTTCGGCGGGATGGTCGGCAACCACGTCGCCGACATCGTCGCCAAGTACGGCATGCACGGCACCGTGCCGGACGCGCTCACCGACTACATCCGCGGCCGGCAGGACTACGACTACAACGAGCACGGCCGGGCCGGCAACACCCACACCGCGTTCGTGCCCGACGAGATCGTCGAGCGATTCTGCATCCTCGGGTCGGCCGACCAGCACATCCAGAAGCTGAAGGCGCTCGCCGAGCTCGGCGTCGACCAGTTCGCGGGCTACCTCCAGCACGACAGCAAGGAGGAGACGCTTCGGGTCTACGGCGAGACCGTCATCCCGGCGCTCTCCGAGCACATCACGGCGAAGCGATGA
- the hydA gene encoding dihydropyrimidinase encodes MATTLISGGTVVSATGRAAADVLVDGEKIVAVLQPGSELLGTDVAASVDRVVDATGKYVIPGGIDAHTHMQLPFGGTEASDTFETGTRAAAHGGTTSIIDFAVQTYGQRIEDGLAAWHEKAAGNCAIDYGFHQIVGDVNEASLEAMKRLPNEGVSSFKLFMAYPGVFYSDDAQVLRAMQVSRDTGMLTMMHAENGPAIDVLAQQLIDQGKTDPYYHGIARAWEMEEEATHRAIMLAKVTGAPLYVVHVSAKQAVEQLAWARDKGQNVYGETCPQYLYLSLEDQLGAKSDQWGAFEGAKWVCSTPLRSRAEGHQDSMWQALRTNDLQMVSTDHCPFCMKDQKELGLGDFRKIPNGIGSIEHRMDLMYQGVVTGEITLERWVELTSTTPARMFGLYGTKGVIQPGADADIVVYDPNGHTSIGLEKAHHMNMDYSAWEGYEIDGKVDTVMSRGKVVVEDDAYVGAKGDGRYLKRGLSQYLI; translated from the coding sequence ATGGCCACCACCCTCATCTCCGGCGGCACCGTCGTCAGCGCCACCGGCCGCGCCGCGGCCGACGTGCTCGTCGACGGCGAGAAGATCGTCGCCGTCCTGCAACCCGGCAGCGAACTGCTGGGCACGGATGTCGCGGCATCCGTCGATCGCGTCGTCGACGCGACCGGCAAGTACGTGATCCCGGGCGGCATCGACGCCCACACCCACATGCAGCTGCCGTTCGGCGGCACCGAGGCCTCCGACACCTTCGAGACCGGGACGCGTGCCGCAGCGCACGGCGGCACGACCTCGATCATCGACTTCGCCGTGCAGACCTACGGCCAGCGCATCGAGGACGGCCTCGCCGCGTGGCACGAGAAGGCCGCGGGCAACTGTGCGATCGACTACGGGTTCCACCAGATCGTCGGCGATGTCAACGAGGCGTCCCTCGAGGCGATGAAGCGCCTTCCGAACGAGGGCGTGTCGAGCTTCAAGCTCTTCATGGCCTACCCCGGCGTCTTCTACTCCGACGACGCACAGGTGCTGCGCGCCATGCAGGTCTCACGCGACACCGGCATGCTCACGATGATGCACGCCGAGAACGGCCCCGCGATCGACGTGCTCGCGCAGCAGCTCATCGATCAGGGCAAGACCGACCCGTACTACCACGGCATCGCCCGGGCCTGGGAGATGGAGGAGGAGGCCACGCACCGCGCGATCATGCTCGCGAAGGTCACGGGCGCGCCGCTCTACGTCGTGCACGTCTCGGCCAAGCAGGCCGTCGAGCAACTCGCCTGGGCGCGCGACAAGGGCCAGAACGTCTACGGCGAGACGTGCCCGCAGTACCTCTACCTCTCGCTCGAAGACCAGCTCGGCGCGAAGAGCGACCAGTGGGGCGCCTTCGAGGGCGCGAAGTGGGTCTGCTCGACGCCGCTCCGCTCCCGCGCAGAGGGCCATCAGGACTCGATGTGGCAGGCCCTGCGCACGAACGACCTGCAGATGGTCTCGACCGACCACTGCCCGTTCTGCATGAAGGACCAGAAGGAGCTCGGCCTCGGCGACTTCCGGAAGATCCCGAACGGCATCGGCTCGATCGAGCACCGCATGGACCTCATGTACCAGGGCGTCGTGACCGGCGAGATCACGCTCGAGCGCTGGGTGGAGCTCACGAGCACGACGCCCGCGCGCATGTTCGGCCTGTACGGCACCAAGGGCGTCATCCAGCCCGGCGCCGACGCCGACATCGTCGTCTACGACCCGAACGGGCACACCTCGATCGGTCTGGAGAAGGCCCACCACATGAACATGGACTACTCCGCGTGGGAGGGCTACGAGATCGACGGGAAGGTCGACACGGTCATGAGCCGCGGCAAGGTCGTCGTCGAGGACGACGCGTACGTCGGCGCCAAGGGCGACGGGCGCTACCTCAAGCGCGGCCTCAGCCAGTACCTCATCTAA
- a CDS encoding nitrilase-related carbon-nitrogen hydrolase, with the protein MTIVRAAITQTTWTGDKDSMLDRHEQFARDAKAAGAQVVCFQELFYGPYFGITQDQKYYRFAESSEGPIVQRFADLAKELGTVMVLPIYEEAQTGVYYNTSVLVDADGTILGKYRKHHLPHLDRFWEKFYFRPGNMGYPVFDTAVGRVGMYICYDRHFPEGWRELGLNDAHMVFNPNATKPGLSNRLWEVEGPCAAVANGYFVLQPNRVGREDNEYGDLAVDFYGTSQVIDPRGNFVGERGSSEHEELLVRDLDLDMVQQMRDDWQFYRDRRPDSYTRIAKP; encoded by the coding sequence ATGACGATCGTCAGAGCGGCCATCACGCAGACCACGTGGACGGGCGACAAGGACTCGATGCTCGACCGGCACGAGCAGTTCGCGCGCGATGCGAAGGCGGCCGGCGCGCAGGTGGTCTGCTTCCAGGAGCTGTTCTACGGCCCGTACTTCGGCATCACCCAGGACCAGAAGTACTACCGCTTCGCCGAGTCGTCCGAGGGGCCGATCGTGCAGCGCTTCGCCGACCTCGCGAAGGAGCTCGGCACCGTCATGGTGCTGCCGATCTACGAGGAGGCGCAGACCGGCGTCTACTACAACACCTCGGTGCTCGTCGACGCCGACGGCACGATCCTCGGCAAGTACCGCAAGCACCACCTGCCGCATCTCGACCGGTTCTGGGAGAAGTTCTACTTCCGCCCGGGCAACATGGGCTACCCCGTGTTCGACACCGCCGTCGGCCGCGTCGGCATGTACATCTGCTATGACCGCCACTTCCCCGAGGGATGGCGCGAGCTCGGCCTGAACGACGCGCACATGGTCTTCAACCCGAACGCGACGAAGCCCGGCCTCAGCAACCGCCTGTGGGAGGTCGAGGGCCCGTGCGCCGCCGTCGCGAACGGCTACTTCGTGCTCCAGCCCAACCGCGTCGGCCGTGAGGACAACGAGTACGGCGACCTCGCCGTCGACTTCTACGGCACGAGCCAGGTGATCGACCCGCGCGGCAACTTCGTCGGCGAGCGGGGCTCGAGCGAGCACGAGGAACTGCTCGTGCGCGACCTCGACCTCGACATGGTGCAGCAGATGCGCGACGACTGGCAGTTCTACCGCGATCGCCGGCCCGACTCCTACACCCGGATCGCGAAGCCGTAA
- a CDS encoding aminotransferase-like domain-containing protein yields the protein MSGIRVDATRLIDLARFADASPRSIAAEVARLVNSGELAPGERLPTVRELASALGVSPATVSQAWQALARAGLIESRGRAGSFVRSAASARLAPRMRGMAAPEDPVRLDLSRGTPDPLLLPALGPALSRVSARAETGSYQAEPVIPALARVLRDSWPNDAEAIMVVDGALDAVSRTLEQVVRFGDRVVVESPGFPPFLDLLEVLGGVAVPVPLDEHGMRPDALAAALRKRPVAVLLQPRAQNPTGASMTAERAEALARVIRTAERVDDLIVIEDDHSGLISIEGDVTLGTWLPDRVVHVRSFSKSHGPDLRIAALGGPRELVEHIAGRRMLGPGWTSRMLQTILLDLLTDGRSIDAVAEARRAYYTRQRALGDALRARGVAVAHADGINLWMPVVSERSTLVLLAASGIRVAGGTPFLAAANGSPTAGLARRPPHERDFVRVTVGAVREDAASVADALAVAAQHVAAGGY from the coding sequence GTGTCAGGTATTCGTGTGGATGCCACGCGACTGATCGACCTCGCACGGTTCGCCGACGCGTCGCCGCGCAGCATCGCCGCAGAGGTCGCACGCCTCGTGAACAGCGGCGAACTCGCCCCCGGCGAGCGCCTGCCCACCGTGCGCGAACTCGCGTCCGCACTCGGCGTCAGCCCCGCGACCGTCAGCCAGGCCTGGCAGGCGCTCGCCCGCGCCGGCCTCATCGAGAGCCGCGGTCGCGCCGGAAGCTTCGTGCGGAGCGCGGCATCCGCTCGCCTCGCGCCCCGCATGCGCGGCATGGCCGCCCCCGAGGACCCGGTCCGCCTCGACCTCTCGCGCGGAACCCCCGACCCGCTGCTCCTGCCCGCGCTCGGCCCGGCCCTCTCGCGCGTGTCGGCCAGGGCAGAGACCGGAAGCTACCAGGCCGAACCCGTGATCCCGGCGCTCGCGCGCGTGCTGCGCGACTCCTGGCCGAACGACGCCGAGGCGATCATGGTCGTCGACGGCGCCCTCGACGCCGTCTCGCGCACCCTCGAGCAGGTCGTGCGCTTCGGCGACCGCGTCGTCGTCGAGAGCCCCGGGTTCCCGCCGTTCCTCGACCTGCTCGAGGTGCTCGGCGGCGTTGCCGTGCCCGTGCCGCTCGACGAGCACGGCATGCGCCCCGACGCGCTCGCGGCCGCCCTGCGCAAGCGCCCCGTCGCCGTGCTGCTCCAGCCCCGCGCGCAGAACCCGACCGGCGCGTCGATGACCGCCGAACGTGCCGAGGCGCTCGCGCGCGTCATCCGCACCGCCGAACGCGTCGACGACCTGATCGTCATCGAGGACGACCACTCCGGACTCATCTCGATCGAGGGCGACGTGACCCTCGGCACCTGGCTGCCCGACCGCGTGGTGCACGTGCGCAGCTTCTCGAAGTCGCACGGCCCCGACCTGCGCATCGCCGCCCTCGGCGGACCGCGCGAGCTCGTCGAGCACATCGCCGGCCGCCGCATGCTCGGCCCCGGCTGGACCTCGCGCATGCTCCAGACGATCCTGCTCGACCTGCTCACCGACGGCCGCTCGATCGACGCCGTCGCCGAGGCGCGTCGCGCCTACTACACGCGCCAACGCGCGCTCGGCGACGCGCTCCGCGCCCGCGGGGTCGCCGTCGCGCACGCCGACGGCATCAACCTCTGGATGCCCGTCGTCTCGGAACGGTCGACGCTCGTGCTGCTCGCGGCATCCGGCATCCGGGTCGCCGGCGGCACGCCGTTCCTCGCCGCGGCGAACGGATCGCCGACCGCCGGGCTCGCTCGCCGGCCCCCGCACGAACGCGACTTCGTGCGGGTCACCGTCGGCGCGGTGCGCGAGGATGCGGCATCCGTCGCCGACGCGTTGGCGGTCGCGGCGCAGCATGTCGCGGCCGGGGGGTACTAG
- a CDS encoding PLDc N-terminal domain-containing protein, whose protein sequence is MDLVSGLVVTMVAAVVLAAFVFAIVQIVRNESLNSIEKVAWIAAVLCFPLAGAIVWFAAGPHPFGLRIQRQQF, encoded by the coding sequence ATGGACTTGGTCAGCGGGCTCGTCGTGACGATGGTCGCGGCGGTTGTTCTGGCGGCGTTCGTCTTCGCGATCGTCCAGATCGTTCGAAACGAGTCGCTGAACTCGATCGAGAAGGTGGCATGGATCGCAGCGGTGCTGTGCTTCCCGCTTGCGGGAGCGATCGTGTGGTTCGCCGCCGGCCCGCATCCCTTCGGCCTCCGGATTCAGCGTCAGCAGTTCTAG